One Mycobacterium sp. SMC-4 DNA window includes the following coding sequences:
- a CDS encoding FUSC family protein: MDKGRALRLVMPDPVVMRCLLGVAVVTVTAAVWGPAGSATAVGGAAAVAGAAALRDSPRNRIPLVVGISLLLGCAVLLGALTSAYPLVFVAVVALWCFGAAMPWALGANAGLITTASAALLVSSAPLTPTWSTTLGTAGLAVAGGLLQAGLVAAFPPRRWRSQRDALTAAYRSLADDARVYAQSSGPVERDDSALLALRSAFADLDGQTKRRPAQYRSWYGLPERISGTLRDAAGHESMTDVLVAVADTLAAVADSGRSAGVQADAAIQRLDRAVEQVSGDGAAVAQRLAIQCHEAVAIRLGDFVPSTPDMVRLRRPELRTSLRSGIHLMRDHIRWRSPVFRHALRLSVAVGIAVAVERFADEVHNPWPALAVLLVLRPETAHTYTRCAGRLAAGVGALAMASVVLLVLDPPAPVSAAVAVLLVGVTFTVAHYGYLAVTAALVAAVAFLLASGHIGSGAPISEQILGAAVGGALAVLAHVVLPDDEMTRLEQRAGELLKTEIDYVATVIKAYLHALPAPSEALASAWQRAFRARAAFEAASGAARAESPELRHWLRAYRTALNGLTASCSTLEMNLPTSPPTAHSEFSVAVDVYLESLSGDPPTPDTPWMIDTAELTAADRRLRDAVPRHGLDKGAARVLAAEIGAITRNLTTIAVTAGPTAAR, from the coding sequence GTGGACAAGGGCCGCGCACTACGTCTGGTGATGCCGGACCCTGTGGTGATGCGCTGCCTGCTCGGCGTGGCTGTGGTGACGGTGACCGCGGCGGTCTGGGGGCCGGCCGGGTCGGCCACCGCGGTCGGCGGTGCCGCGGCGGTCGCCGGTGCCGCGGCCCTGCGGGACAGTCCGCGCAACAGGATCCCGCTGGTCGTCGGCATTTCGCTGCTGTTGGGATGCGCCGTGTTGCTCGGTGCGCTGACGTCGGCCTACCCGCTGGTCTTCGTGGCTGTCGTGGCGTTGTGGTGTTTCGGTGCGGCCATGCCGTGGGCGCTGGGAGCCAATGCGGGTTTGATCACCACGGCCTCGGCGGCGCTGCTGGTCAGCTCGGCACCGTTGACCCCGACCTGGTCGACAACCCTGGGCACTGCTGGCCTGGCAGTCGCGGGTGGGTTGCTGCAGGCCGGTCTGGTTGCTGCCTTTCCCCCTCGGCGCTGGCGCAGCCAGCGTGATGCTCTCACCGCCGCCTACCGCTCGCTGGCCGATGATGCCCGTGTCTATGCGCAGTCCTCGGGGCCGGTCGAGCGTGACGATTCCGCGCTGCTCGCGTTGCGCTCGGCGTTCGCCGATCTCGACGGTCAGACCAAACGCCGTCCGGCGCAGTACCGCAGCTGGTACGGCCTTCCCGAACGCATCTCGGGCACTTTGCGTGACGCCGCCGGGCACGAGTCGATGACCGACGTCCTGGTCGCCGTGGCCGACACCCTGGCGGCGGTGGCCGACAGCGGACGCAGTGCCGGTGTCCAGGCAGATGCGGCCATCCAACGCCTGGACCGGGCAGTCGAGCAGGTCAGCGGCGACGGCGCAGCCGTCGCGCAGCGCCTGGCAATTCAGTGCCATGAGGCCGTCGCCATCCGGCTGGGCGATTTCGTGCCGTCCACCCCGGACATGGTGCGGCTGCGCCGCCCTGAGCTGCGGACGTCACTGCGCTCGGGCATCCACCTGATGCGCGACCACATCCGCTGGCGGTCGCCGGTGTTCCGGCATGCGCTGCGGTTGTCCGTGGCGGTCGGGATCGCCGTCGCGGTCGAGCGATTCGCCGACGAGGTGCACAATCCGTGGCCGGCGCTGGCGGTCCTGCTGGTGCTGCGACCCGAGACCGCGCACACCTACACGCGCTGTGCCGGGCGGTTGGCTGCCGGTGTCGGAGCGCTTGCGATGGCTTCGGTGGTGCTACTGGTGCTGGATCCGCCGGCACCGGTGTCGGCGGCGGTCGCGGTGCTGCTGGTCGGTGTCACCTTCACGGTCGCCCATTACGGATATCTCGCGGTCACAGCCGCGTTGGTGGCGGCGGTGGCGTTCCTGCTCGCCAGCGGTCACATCGGCAGCGGTGCCCCGATCAGCGAGCAGATACTCGGTGCGGCGGTCGGCGGCGCGCTGGCGGTGCTGGCTCACGTGGTGTTGCCCGATGACGAGATGACCCGCCTGGAACAGCGCGCCGGCGAGCTGTTGAAGACCGAGATCGACTATGTCGCGACGGTGATCAAGGCCTACCTGCATGCGCTGCCCGCCCCGTCGGAGGCGCTGGCCTCGGCGTGGCAACGGGCGTTTCGGGCGCGCGCGGCGTTCGAAGCCGCGTCGGGGGCGGCCCGCGCGGAGTCACCGGAATTGCGCCACTGGCTGCGTGCCTACCGCACCGCGCTGAACGGGCTCACCGCATCGTGCTCCACGCTGGAGATGAACCTGCCCACCAGTCCCCCGACCGCGCACAGCGAATTCTCGGTAGCCGTCGACGTCTACCTGGAATCGCTGAGCGGTGATCCACCGACCCCCGACACGCCGTGGATGATCGACACGGCCGAACTGACCGCCGCCGACCGACGGCTGCGCGACGCCGTGCCCCGCCACGGTCTGGACAAGGGAGCAGCGCGTGTCCTGGCTGCCGAGATCGGGGCCATCACCCGCAACCTGACGACCATTGCCGTCACTGCCGGGCCCACCGCAGCTCGATGA
- a CDS encoding EthD domain-containing protein — translation MEKVIVTLRGALPDEAWCRRLRTDVAQELADTGVPGLAVNVRDGAVGESLMTLTTLDPPVIAVVSIWTQQYYGPQTRAVTTLLGQHCEQVAGYLVTESVPLAPPPTDPGQRTPGFANVALLRRPADMAEDTWLTRWHQDHTQVAIDTQSTFGYVQNTVVRPLTADAPRVSAIVEELFPLTAATDLHAFFGAADDDDLSDRMARMLASTAAFGADRDVDTVPTSRYVLRDPFGAAARVDHADHRDTLPR, via the coding sequence ATGGAGAAAGTCATCGTCACCCTGCGTGGCGCGCTGCCCGACGAGGCGTGGTGCCGCCGGTTACGCACCGACGTGGCGCAGGAACTGGCCGACACCGGCGTACCGGGGCTGGCCGTCAACGTCCGCGACGGTGCCGTCGGTGAGTCGTTGATGACCCTGACGACTCTGGACCCTCCGGTGATCGCCGTGGTCAGCATCTGGACCCAGCAGTACTACGGGCCGCAAACACGCGCTGTCACAACCCTGTTGGGTCAGCACTGCGAACAGGTGGCCGGTTACCTGGTGACCGAGTCGGTACCACTGGCGCCCCCGCCCACCGACCCCGGACAGCGCACCCCGGGTTTTGCGAACGTGGCTCTGTTGCGCCGCCCCGCCGACATGGCCGAGGACACCTGGTTGACACGCTGGCACCAGGACCACACCCAGGTCGCGATCGACACCCAGTCGACGTTCGGTTACGTGCAGAACACCGTGGTGCGCCCGCTTACCGCCGATGCCCCGCGCGTGTCGGCGATCGTCGAGGAGCTGTTTCCGCTGACGGCGGCTACCGACCTGCACGCGTTCTTCGGCGCCGCCGACGACGACGACCTCAGCGACAGGATGGCGCGAATGCTGGCCAGCACCGCAGCCTTCGGCGCTGACCGCGACGTCGACACCGTTCCGACGAGCCGGTATGTGCTGCGTGATCCGTTCGGCGCGGCGGCTCGGGTCGACCACGCCGACCACCGCGATACGCTGCCGCGGTGA
- a CDS encoding enoyl-CoA hydratase/isomerase family protein — translation MTLQISDDNRVRTLVLNRPEALNAFNQELYLATATALRAADRDPEVAVVLLTGAGRAFSAGNDLKEMAAGIADGSLTSGGSHFTTMIDALTELSKPLICAVNGVGLGIGTTILGYADLVFMASTARLKCPFTSLGVAPEAASSYLLPQLIGRQNAAWMLLSSEWVDAQEAHRMGVAWKICEPDDLLPEARRHADILAARSIPSLVAVKKAIVEPFRAGITAATECENAAFSELLGGAANAAALAEFTGKPISG, via the coding sequence GTGACTCTGCAGATCAGTGACGACAACCGGGTCCGCACCCTGGTCCTGAACCGGCCCGAAGCCCTCAACGCGTTCAACCAGGAGCTCTACCTCGCGACTGCGACGGCACTGCGGGCTGCCGACCGGGACCCTGAGGTCGCGGTGGTATTGCTGACCGGCGCCGGGAGAGCGTTCAGCGCCGGCAACGACCTCAAGGAGATGGCCGCGGGCATCGCCGACGGGTCGCTGACCAGCGGCGGCAGCCACTTCACCACGATGATCGACGCTCTGACCGAGTTGTCCAAACCGTTGATCTGCGCGGTCAACGGCGTGGGCCTGGGTATCGGTACGACGATCCTCGGCTACGCCGATCTGGTGTTCATGGCCAGCACGGCCCGGTTGAAATGTCCGTTCACCAGCCTCGGAGTGGCGCCCGAAGCTGCGTCGTCCTACCTGCTGCCGCAGTTGATCGGGCGGCAGAACGCGGCCTGGATGCTGTTGTCCTCGGAGTGGGTCGATGCGCAGGAGGCACACCGCATGGGGGTCGCCTGGAAGATCTGCGAACCCGACGACCTGCTGCCCGAAGCACGCCGGCACGCCGACATCCTTGCGGCGCGGTCCATTCCGAGCTTGGTCGCCGTGAAGAAGGCCATCGTCGAACCGTTCCGGGCTGGTATCACCGCCGCGACCGAGTGTGAGAACGCCGCGTTTTCCGAGCTCCTCGGTGGCGCCGCGAACGCCGCGGCGCTGGCCGAGTTCACCGGCAAGCCGATCAGCGGCTGA
- a CDS encoding bacterioferritin-associated ferredoxin has protein sequence MFVCLCTGTTSHTVSEVVANGARTSREIADACGAGGDCGRCRRTLRAIIEAHYAVSATGNLSR, from the coding sequence ATGTTCGTCTGTCTGTGCACCGGAACCACCAGCCACACGGTCAGCGAGGTGGTGGCCAACGGTGCGCGCACCTCCAGGGAGATCGCCGATGCGTGTGGCGCCGGCGGTGACTGCGGCCGCTGCCGGCGCACCCTGCGCGCCATCATCGAAGCCCACTACGCGGTGAGCGCAACCGGCAACCTCAGCCGCTGA
- a CDS encoding fatty-acid--CoA ligase, which yields MGEYDLHSFILACDFRVDDVERMWKWLTKHRDELDEFGAHHVVLYESIWEPRRVLMTIGVRHANSIRDVLRSPAIFKWFDIAGADDIPPVFGGEVVEKIDLDGSASQRHVGRVVVGVMSSVDDVSALMLKVHDGLERFKSGGVRKIWVYRALDDGREVLILQEIENETKARQWIDHPDAAAEWMANAGMGAYPTRFVGRFAQLLSIGEPG from the coding sequence ATGGGTGAGTACGATCTGCACTCATTCATTCTTGCCTGTGATTTCCGCGTCGACGACGTCGAGCGGATGTGGAAATGGCTGACGAAGCACCGCGACGAACTCGACGAATTCGGCGCCCATCACGTCGTGCTGTATGAATCGATTTGGGAGCCGCGCCGCGTATTGATGACGATCGGCGTACGGCATGCGAATTCGATTCGCGACGTATTGCGGTCCCCGGCGATATTCAAATGGTTCGACATTGCCGGCGCCGACGATATCCCGCCGGTATTCGGCGGTGAGGTGGTCGAGAAGATCGACCTGGACGGTTCGGCCTCCCAACGCCATGTGGGCCGGGTGGTGGTCGGCGTAATGTCCTCGGTCGACGACGTTTCGGCGTTGATGCTCAAGGTCCACGACGGCCTGGAGCGGTTCAAAAGCGGCGGCGTCCGCAAGATCTGGGTCTACCGCGCGCTCGACGACGGTCGAGAGGTGCTGATCCTTCAGGAGATCGAGAACGAAACCAAGGCGCGGCAGTGGATCGACCACCCCGACGCGGCCGCGGAATGGATGGCCAACGCCGGCATGGGCGCCTACCCCACCCGATTCGTCGGCCGGTTCGCCCAGCTGCTCAGCATCGGCGAGCCGGGTTAG